A genome region from Streptomyces antimycoticus includes the following:
- a CDS encoding NAD-dependent epimerase/dehydratase family protein: MTARVLVAGATGVIGRALVPLLRARGHHVTALVREPSRAAGLALDGVVVADALEAEAVRAAVLSARPDVVVHQLTALRGPTAEGFEPTARLRTEGTAHLIAAAEAAGAERMVAQSIAFATAPRGGPVLTEDAPLYADAPDPGWALTTRAIAELERRILGAAHLSGTVLRYGTLYGPGTLYHRAGAFGGAVARGRLPLPEPAAGITSFLHVEDAARAAVCAVEADTDGVFNVADDDPVEAAVWLPEYARLLGAPPPRTVPAQLAERLLGWFTSYQLTAMRGAANDRGRQALNWKPAVSSWRTRLADD; encoded by the coding sequence ATGACCGCGCGAGTCCTTGTCGCCGGGGCCACCGGGGTGATCGGCCGCGCACTGGTTCCGCTGCTCCGTGCCCGCGGCCATCATGTGACCGCGCTGGTACGGGAGCCGTCCCGGGCGGCCGGGCTGGCCCTGGACGGCGTCGTGGTGGCCGACGCGCTGGAAGCCGAGGCGGTGCGCGCGGCGGTGCTCTCGGCCCGGCCGGACGTGGTGGTGCATCAGCTGACCGCCCTGCGCGGCCCCACCGCGGAGGGCTTCGAGCCGACCGCCCGGCTCCGCACCGAAGGCACCGCGCATCTGATCGCGGCCGCCGAGGCCGCCGGGGCGGAACGGATGGTGGCGCAGAGCATCGCGTTCGCCACCGCTCCCCGCGGCGGGCCGGTGCTCACCGAGGACGCACCGCTGTATGCCGACGCACCGGATCCGGGCTGGGCGCTCACCACGCGCGCCATCGCCGAACTGGAGCGCCGGATACTGGGCGCCGCACACCTCTCCGGGACCGTACTGCGCTACGGAACCCTGTACGGGCCGGGCACCCTCTATCACCGCGCCGGTGCGTTCGGCGGCGCGGTGGCGCGCGGCAGGCTGCCACTGCCGGAGCCCGCCGCCGGGATCACCTCGTTCCTTCACGTCGAGGACGCCGCACGGGCCGCGGTGTGCGCCGTGGAAGCGGATACCGACGGCGTGTTCAACGTGGCCGATGACGACCCGGTCGAGGCCGCGGTCTGGCTGCCCGAGTACGCCCGTCTGCTCGGAGCGCCCCCGCCCCGGACGGTGCCGGCGCAACTGGCCGAGCGGTTGCTGGGCTGGTTCACCAGCTACCAGCTCACCGCCATGCGCGGCGCGGCCAACGACCGCGGACGGCAGGCGCTCAACTGGAAGCCCGCGGTGTCGAGTTGGCGGACACGACTGGCCGACGACTGA
- a CDS encoding 2-amino-3,7-dideoxy-D-threo-hept-6-ulosonate synthase → MTDIGKSFRMRRLSGVGDGRYLFVPLDHSVSDGPVVSQARWNGLLRALVDGGADAVVVHKGRARAIAPDILRRCALVVHLSAGTVHAADTDAKVLVGDVEEAVRLGADAVSVHVNLGSDTEHRQLTDLGAVAASCDIWNMPLLAMIYPRGPRIADPHDPALLAHAVNIAADLGADLVKTSIALPMDRMAEVVNSCPLPVLAAGGPPDGSDLISHATSLMLAGCRGLAVGRRIFSSPSPSSLVARLAAVVHAVDAGTTPHPPTIATGAA, encoded by the coding sequence ATGACCGATATTGGTAAATCATTCCGGATGCGGCGGCTCTCGGGCGTCGGGGACGGAAGATATCTTTTCGTCCCGCTCGACCACAGTGTGTCCGATGGGCCGGTGGTGTCCCAGGCCCGCTGGAACGGGCTGTTGAGGGCGCTGGTGGACGGCGGCGCGGACGCGGTCGTCGTCCACAAGGGCCGGGCGCGGGCGATCGCACCGGATATCCTGCGCCGCTGCGCCCTGGTGGTTCACCTGAGTGCGGGTACGGTGCACGCGGCCGACACCGATGCCAAGGTGCTCGTCGGCGACGTCGAAGAGGCCGTACGGCTGGGCGCGGACGCGGTGAGCGTGCATGTGAATCTCGGATCGGACACCGAGCACCGGCAACTCACGGATCTCGGGGCCGTCGCGGCCTCGTGCGACATCTGGAACATGCCGCTGCTCGCGATGATCTATCCGAGGGGGCCGCGGATCGCCGATCCGCACGATCCCGCGCTGCTCGCCCACGCGGTCAACATCGCCGCGGATCTCGGTGCCGACCTGGTGAAGACCTCGATCGCGCTGCCGATGGACCGGATGGCCGAGGTGGTGAACAGCTGTCCGCTGCCGGTCCTCGCCGCGGGTGGCCCGCCCGACGGCTCGGACCTGATCAGTCACGCGACCTCGTTGATGCTCGCCGGCTGCCGCGGCCTCGCGGTCGGCCGTCGGATCTTCTCCTCGCCCTCACCCTCCTCGTTGGTGGCGCGACTGGCCGCCGTCGTGCACGCCGTCGATGCCGGAACGACCCCCCACCCCCCGACGATCGCGACAGGAGCCGCATGA
- a CDS encoding MFS transporter, with the protein MRHRPAAPAAAGGEGRAAATSARQWWTVAVAVLAQTLVLLDNTVLNVAMETLADPVHGLGASSADLAWANASYSLVFAAGSFAGGALADRYGPRRILVTGLMLLAGASTLAAFSDGATELTVTRGFMGAGGALITPATLAIVTRASAPADRTRAIAVWASAGGAAVALGPVVGGALLTRFWWGSVFLVNLPVVAVCLLGIWLLVPGLRYAERRVLDPLGLALSVLGLGLVVYGVIRGGRPAGWSSPATLLPLAVGLALLATFVMSQSRRAAPGFDVRLFAEPRFAGGTVTLLLLFFGLAGQLFYCAFYLQGVHGLSTLAAGAVMSAAAGGIVLGNQISPAVSRLLAVRWCAVAGILLSSITFGGYVFFDAGTPVAWIAGMLFAQGAGIGLVVAPMTAEMMASLPPRYTGAGAAINAAARPVGSTLGVAVLGSVLATAYRGAIRPSLTDLPPGSRETALDSAEATRAVARSLSRPDLLAAANRAYLHAMYVTAAWTALLSVAGAVLVIGYFRPRPSTTEAGSGHGAAPSSDRAHRG; encoded by the coding sequence GTGAGACACCGGCCCGCGGCGCCGGCCGCGGCCGGGGGCGAGGGCCGCGCCGCGGCCACCTCCGCCCGGCAGTGGTGGACCGTGGCCGTGGCGGTCCTGGCGCAGACGCTGGTCCTGCTGGACAACACGGTCCTCAACGTGGCGATGGAAACCCTCGCCGATCCGGTGCACGGGCTCGGGGCGAGCTCCGCCGACCTGGCGTGGGCCAACGCCTCGTACTCGCTGGTCTTCGCCGCGGGCAGTTTCGCCGGAGGCGCCCTCGCCGACCGCTACGGGCCGCGCCGCATCCTGGTCACCGGGCTGATGCTGCTGGCCGGCGCCTCCACACTGGCCGCGTTCTCGGACGGGGCCACGGAGCTGACCGTCACCCGCGGTTTCATGGGCGCGGGCGGGGCGCTGATCACCCCGGCGACGCTGGCGATCGTCACCCGCGCCAGCGCCCCGGCCGACCGGACCCGGGCGATCGCGGTCTGGGCCTCCGCGGGCGGCGCCGCCGTCGCGCTCGGACCGGTGGTGGGCGGTGCGCTGCTGACCCGGTTCTGGTGGGGCTCGGTGTTCCTGGTCAACCTTCCGGTGGTGGCGGTGTGCCTGCTCGGCATATGGCTCCTGGTGCCCGGGCTGCGCTACGCCGAACGCAGGGTGCTCGACCCGCTGGGCCTCGCGCTCTCCGTACTGGGGCTGGGTCTTGTGGTGTACGGCGTCATCCGGGGCGGCCGCCCGGCCGGCTGGTCGAGCCCGGCCACGCTGCTGCCCCTGGCGGTCGGTCTGGCCCTGCTGGCGACGTTCGTGATGTCGCAGAGCCGCCGAGCCGCGCCGGGTTTCGATGTGCGCCTGTTCGCCGAGCCGCGCTTCGCGGGCGGCACGGTGACCCTGCTGCTGCTCTTCTTCGGCCTGGCGGGGCAGCTCTTCTACTGCGCCTTCTATCTGCAGGGGGTGCACGGGCTGTCGACGCTGGCCGCCGGGGCCGTGATGTCGGCCGCCGCGGGCGGCATCGTCCTCGGCAACCAGATCTCCCCGGCGGTGTCCCGGCTGCTGGCCGTCCGCTGGTGCGCGGTCGCCGGGATACTCCTGTCCAGCATCACCTTCGGCGGCTATGTGTTCTTCGACGCGGGCACCCCGGTGGCCTGGATCGCCGGGATGCTCTTCGCGCAGGGCGCCGGTATCGGCCTGGTGGTGGCGCCGATGACGGCGGAGATGATGGCCTCCCTGCCCCCGCGCTACACCGGCGCCGGCGCGGCGATCAACGCCGCGGCCCGGCCGGTGGGCAGCACCCTCGGGGTCGCGGTGCTCGGCTCGGTGCTCGCCACCGCCTACCGCGGGGCCATCCGGCCCTCGCTCACCGATCTGCCTCCCGGGTCACGGGAGACGGCCCTGGACTCCGCGGAGGCCACCCGGGCGGTGGCGCGGTCGCTGAGCCGCCCCGATCTCCTCGCCGCCGCGAACCGGGCCTATCTGCACGCCATGTACGTCACCGCGGCGTGGACGGCGCTGCTGTCCGTGGCCGGTGCCGTTCTCGTCATCGGATATTTCCGGCCGCGACCATCAACGACGGAGGCAGGAAGTGGACATGGGGCTGCGCCATCTTCGGATCGTGCTCACCGTGGCTGA
- a CDS encoding MFS transporter encodes MHLPPWIPGTVLTVNAVLGAVGATPVGATPVGAALTGHRRWSSLMASQAIVGGAFVAVLCCAYVPSALSICCALAAVVLVTVGELIQSLIVSPIVNDCATAASRGRYNSLSQMAFSIGDVVTPALMTTLLARGPAATWIPMAALALVDMPGIALLAGHLPAMRRRINHPSLTEPDGL; translated from the coding sequence GTGCACTTACCACCGTGGATACCCGGCACCGTCCTCACGGTCAACGCCGTACTCGGCGCGGTGGGCGCCACACCCGTGGGCGCCACACCCGTGGGCGCCGCGCTCACCGGGCATCGGCGATGGAGCAGCCTGATGGCATCGCAGGCCATCGTCGGCGGTGCCTTCGTCGCGGTGCTGTGCTGTGCGTACGTGCCGTCGGCACTCAGTATCTGCTGCGCTCTCGCCGCGGTCGTCCTGGTGACCGTCGGCGAACTGATCCAGAGCCTGATCGTGTCGCCCATCGTCAACGACTGTGCCACCGCGGCGAGTCGGGGCCGGTACAACTCGCTCTCCCAGATGGCCTTCAGCATCGGTGACGTGGTCACACCCGCGCTCATGACCACGCTTCTCGCCCGTGGGCCGGCCGCCACCTGGATACCGATGGCGGCCCTCGCCCTCGTCGACATGCCCGGTATCGCCCTGCTCGCCGGCCACCTCCCCGCGATGCGGCGACGTATCAATCACCCCAGCCTCACCGAACCCGACGGCCTGTAG
- a CDS encoding beta-ketoacyl synthase N-terminal-like domain-containing protein produces MSREVLLTGFGVRTAFGTGADALREGVFDGRPAFAPITRFDIGPYRTGLAAAYGPAAPLRDVLAEVAAAAVGMAGLPTGAPAAVLVGAAGDFTGLTRFWRARDSPGSPGAAVSGGAAETVPAWQAEALADTLGVRGPRLAFTGACVASAAAIAHGCQLIASGRAETAICAGAYLVEEENLAKFDSGFALSRDGMVRPFCADRSGLLLGDGAAAIVLESVDGARRRGARALAALTGWGAAGDAHHIARPHPEGAGLVAAAGRALRRARGPRIDYVNAHGTATRHNDPAETRGLRTLFGADAARTPVSSTKSTTGHLLEAAGAVELVITLLALRDGVLPPTAGFTEPDPHCDLDYVPNRPHKADVRRALTVNAAFGGANTALVLERA; encoded by the coding sequence ATGAGTCGTGAGGTGCTGCTGACCGGATTCGGGGTGCGTACCGCCTTCGGCACCGGGGCGGACGCACTGCGGGAGGGCGTCTTCGACGGGAGACCCGCGTTCGCGCCGATCACCCGCTTCGACATCGGCCCGTACCGAACGGGCCTGGCCGCCGCCTACGGCCCGGCCGCCCCGCTGCGTGACGTGCTGGCCGAGGTCGCCGCGGCGGCGGTCGGCATGGCCGGGCTGCCGACGGGTGCGCCGGCCGCCGTCCTGGTGGGGGCCGCGGGCGATTTCACCGGGCTGACCCGCTTCTGGCGCGCCCGGGACTCTCCCGGCTCTCCCGGTGCGGCGGTCTCCGGCGGCGCCGCTGAGACCGTGCCCGCCTGGCAGGCCGAGGCCCTCGCGGACACGCTCGGCGTGCGCGGCCCCCGGCTGGCGTTCACCGGCGCGTGCGTCGCCTCGGCCGCGGCGATCGCGCATGGCTGCCAGCTCATCGCCTCCGGCCGGGCGGAGACCGCGATCTGCGCGGGGGCGTACCTGGTGGAGGAGGAGAACCTGGCCAAGTTCGACTCGGGATTCGCCCTCTCCCGGGACGGAATGGTGCGGCCGTTCTGCGCCGACCGCAGCGGTCTGCTCCTCGGGGACGGAGCCGCCGCCATCGTGCTCGAATCCGTCGACGGCGCCCGGCGCAGGGGAGCACGTGCGCTCGCTGCGCTGACCGGCTGGGGCGCCGCCGGCGACGCCCACCACATCGCGCGGCCCCATCCGGAAGGCGCCGGGCTGGTCGCGGCCGCCGGCCGGGCCCTGCGGCGTGCGCGCGGCCCGCGGATCGACTACGTGAACGCGCATGGCACCGCGACCCGGCACAACGACCCCGCCGAGACGCGCGGACTGCGCACGCTCTTCGGCGCGGACGCGGCCCGCACACCGGTGAGCTCGACGAAGAGCACCACGGGACATCTGCTGGAGGCGGCCGGTGCGGTGGAACTCGTGATCACCCTGCTCGCGCTGCGGGACGGGGTCCTGCCGCCCACCGCCGGATTCACCGAACCGGATCCACACTGCGATCTCGACTATGTGCCGAACCGCCCCCACAAGGCCGACGTCCGGCGTGCGCTCACGGTCAACGCCGCGTTCGGTGGCGCCAACACCGCGCTGGTACTGGAGCGAGCATGA
- a CDS encoding 3-dehydroquinate synthase II family protein, with the protein MKFAWIDLRAVPQPQLESIVDAAIHTRMQGVLCDDASVLAALPPTVTGITTTVVTEEKELYDLGADTAAWVEVHDEPSLRLACEAAVALPLTVVRFADPTKIPLEIVLAAADRSAGKLITVCADLEEAATVLEVLERGSDGVLLAPSDAGEVFALARLLEAGTTPLELTTLTVDRIEHHGLGDRVCVDTCTHFAEDEGILVGSYSTGFILCCSETHPLPYMPTRPFRVNAGALHSYVLGPENRTNYLSELRSGSTTLAVNAEGRTRPVTVGRAKLESRPLLTITARSADDIVVSLTVQDDWHVRVLGPGGKVHNVTELRRGDELLGYLATDQRHVGFPIGEFCKEN; encoded by the coding sequence ATGAAGTTCGCATGGATCGATCTCCGAGCCGTTCCGCAGCCCCAGCTCGAATCCATCGTCGACGCCGCCATCCATACGCGGATGCAGGGCGTGCTCTGCGATGACGCATCCGTCCTCGCCGCACTGCCCCCCACCGTCACCGGCATCACCACCACGGTGGTGACCGAGGAGAAGGAGCTGTACGACCTCGGCGCCGACACCGCCGCGTGGGTCGAGGTACACGACGAACCGTCGCTGAGGCTGGCGTGCGAGGCCGCCGTCGCGCTGCCCCTCACCGTGGTCCGCTTCGCCGACCCGACCAAGATCCCGCTGGAGATCGTGCTCGCCGCCGCGGACCGCTCCGCCGGAAAGCTGATCACCGTCTGCGCCGATCTGGAAGAAGCCGCCACCGTCCTGGAGGTGCTGGAACGCGGTTCGGACGGAGTCCTGCTGGCTCCCTCCGACGCCGGCGAGGTGTTCGCGCTGGCCCGGCTGCTCGAGGCCGGCACCACTCCGCTGGAGCTGACCACGCTGACCGTCGACCGCATCGAGCACCACGGGCTCGGCGACCGGGTGTGTGTGGACACCTGCACGCATTTCGCCGAGGACGAGGGCATCCTGGTCGGCTCGTACTCGACCGGCTTCATCCTGTGCTGCAGCGAGACCCATCCGCTGCCGTACATGCCGACCCGCCCGTTCCGGGTCAACGCCGGCGCCCTGCACTCCTATGTGCTCGGCCCGGAGAACCGGACCAACTACCTGAGCGAGCTGCGCTCGGGCAGCACGACGCTTGCGGTCAACGCCGAGGGCCGGACCCGGCCGGTCACCGTCGGCCGGGCCAAGCTGGAGTCCCGGCCGCTGCTGACCATCACCGCGAGATCGGCCGACGACATCGTGGTGAGCCTCACCGTCCAGGACGACTGGCATGTGCGGGTGCTCGGGCCCGGCGGCAAGGTCCACAACGTCACCGAGCTGCGGCGCGGCGACGAACTCCTCGGCTACCTGGCCACGGACCAGCGCCATGTGGGCTTTCCCATCGGCGAATTCTGCAAGGAAAACTGA
- a CDS encoding class I adenylate-forming enzyme family protein: protein MSVRMRELLDTLFDAHPGELPYLVHGDHPVSRGEVRAAVAVEAAVFAGHGVGEGHTVMLQIPPSCTQIEVLLALWQLGAQVMLVDHRLKPSEVDALRSLCHPQFMVGAGTAGRSSLRFEPRYEVVTSRYPDGRPAATEHRLVQFSSGSTGLPKVIGRTAASLAAEIERFTRIEGMPTPGERVLLLSSTAHSFGLIAGVLHSLAAGVSAVFARRVSAKDILAAASRHDIHVIFGTPFHYELLSTARDLPALPALRAAVSGGEIMPSQTAARFADRFGTGVGESYGTTETGVIAMEVSGASRPSVGRPAPGVRLRVREGELDVWLPDGSPYLHASGGDRYADGWLHTHDRAELDSSGAVRLLGRGDSLVVIGGLKVDLTEVEAVLCRHPGVNGAVVVHAGATEAYVSVAPDGPSSGELLRWCRDRLADYKVPRVVHVLADLPRTSNGKLVRRRDALLARTPDR from the coding sequence ATGAGCGTCCGCATGCGGGAGCTCCTTGACACCCTGTTCGACGCCCATCCCGGCGAGCTGCCCTACCTCGTCCACGGTGACCACCCGGTGAGCCGCGGAGAGGTCCGGGCCGCCGTGGCCGTGGAAGCGGCGGTCTTCGCCGGGCACGGCGTCGGCGAGGGGCATACGGTGATGCTCCAGATACCACCGAGCTGCACCCAGATAGAGGTACTGCTCGCGCTGTGGCAACTGGGCGCCCAGGTGATGCTGGTCGACCACCGGCTCAAACCGTCGGAAGTGGACGCCCTGCGCTCGTTGTGCCACCCGCAGTTCATGGTCGGCGCGGGTACGGCGGGCCGCTCGTCGCTCAGGTTCGAGCCCCGGTACGAGGTGGTCACCTCCCGGTACCCGGACGGCCGCCCGGCGGCGACCGAGCACCGGCTGGTGCAGTTCAGCTCGGGTTCCACCGGCCTGCCCAAGGTGATCGGGCGGACCGCGGCCTCCCTGGCGGCCGAGATCGAGCGGTTCACCCGGATCGAGGGGATGCCGACCCCGGGCGAGCGGGTGTTGCTGCTGAGCTCGACCGCGCACAGTTTCGGCCTGATCGCCGGGGTGCTGCACTCCCTCGCCGCAGGCGTCTCGGCGGTCTTCGCGCGACGGGTGTCGGCCAAGGACATCCTGGCCGCCGCCTCGCGTCACGACATCCACGTCATCTTCGGCACGCCGTTCCACTACGAGCTGCTGAGCACCGCTCGGGACCTGCCCGCGCTGCCCGCCCTGCGCGCGGCGGTCTCGGGCGGGGAGATCATGCCGTCGCAGACCGCCGCGCGGTTCGCCGACCGGTTCGGCACCGGGGTCGGCGAGTCGTACGGGACCACCGAGACCGGCGTCATCGCGATGGAGGTGAGTGGCGCCTCAAGGCCCTCGGTCGGCCGGCCGGCACCCGGTGTGCGGCTGCGCGTCCGCGAGGGCGAGCTGGACGTCTGGCTGCCGGACGGCTCACCCTATCTGCACGCTTCCGGCGGCGACCGGTACGCCGACGGCTGGCTGCACACCCACGACCGGGCCGAACTGGATTCCTCCGGCGCCGTGCGACTGCTGGGCCGTGGCGACTCCCTGGTGGTCATCGGCGGCCTCAAGGTCGATCTGACCGAGGTCGAAGCCGTGTTGTGCCGGCACCCCGGGGTCAACGGGGCCGTGGTCGTGCACGCCGGCGCCACCGAAGCCTATGTGTCCGTCGCGCCGGATGGCCCCTCGTCGGGGGAATTGCTGCGCTGGTGCCGGGACCGGCTGGCCGACTACAAGGTGCCCCGCGTCGTCCACGTCCTGGCGGACCTGCCCCGCACCTCCAACGGCAAGCTCGTCAGGCGCCGCGACGCCCTGCTCGCCCGCACTCCCGACCGTTGA
- a CDS encoding phosphopantetheine-binding protein has product MTAESEARPGITVDAVRELLSDPKIFAELPPGLDDDAELALDSLGLVWFLHQLELRYGLEIEPAEAFLAEFTSIRRITDYLVDVHES; this is encoded by the coding sequence ATGACCGCGGAATCCGAGGCCCGGCCGGGGATCACCGTCGACGCCGTACGGGAGCTGCTGTCCGACCCCAAGATCTTCGCCGAACTGCCGCCCGGCCTGGACGACGACGCCGAACTCGCTCTGGACTCACTGGGGCTGGTGTGGTTCCTGCACCAACTGGAGCTGCGGTACGGCCTGGAGATCGAGCCGGCGGAAGCCTTCCTCGCCGAGTTCACCTCGATCCGCCGGATCACCGACTACCTGGTGGACGTCCATGAGTCGTGA
- a CDS encoding LysR family transcriptional regulator, with protein sequence MLTVAESGSISHAAATLKIAQSGLSTQLRRIEQEFGGPLFRRRPHGVEPTELGVHVLGRARQLLDEFGDLLSTARTLAQPAEPPQAVGLGGVDNPWVPLIAVLIRERLPHHEQLTYLEPSSQAVLELLRTEKIALAVISEFPDVVPPPVREFTVRDLDTEPVLIGLSPGHRLAHRQLITLEELAEDTWVAPGDRSDGLGLSLRIACERAGFTPRFRYFGADQTTAAAIVSAGNAIGAFFAPGDHCPGVALKRLANGRLWRRTRLVWDAESPLAGLAEDLDSGALDWRRPQAS encoded by the coding sequence GTGCTCACCGTGGCTGAGTCGGGCAGCATCAGCCATGCGGCCGCCACTTTGAAGATCGCCCAATCCGGCCTGTCCACCCAGCTCAGACGCATTGAGCAGGAATTCGGCGGGCCGCTGTTCCGCCGCCGCCCGCATGGTGTCGAGCCGACCGAGCTCGGCGTCCATGTCCTGGGCAGAGCACGGCAGTTGCTCGACGAGTTCGGTGATCTGCTCTCCACGGCACGGACCCTGGCCCAGCCGGCCGAACCGCCACAGGCCGTCGGGCTGGGCGGGGTGGACAACCCCTGGGTTCCCCTGATCGCCGTGCTCATCCGGGAGCGGCTGCCGCATCACGAACAGCTGACCTATCTGGAACCCTCCTCCCAGGCCGTGCTGGAGCTGCTGCGCACCGAGAAGATCGCGCTCGCGGTCATCAGCGAGTTCCCGGATGTCGTGCCGCCCCCGGTCCGCGAGTTCACCGTCCGCGACCTCGATACCGAACCGGTGCTGATCGGCCTCTCCCCCGGCCACCGGCTGGCCCATCGGCAGCTGATCACCCTGGAAGAACTGGCCGAGGACACCTGGGTCGCCCCCGGCGACCGCTCCGACGGTCTCGGCCTGAGCCTGAGGATCGCCTGCGAGCGTGCGGGGTTCACCCCTCGGTTCCGGTATTTCGGCGCCGACCAGACGACCGCGGCGGCCATCGTGAGCGCCGGGAACGCGATCGGGGCCTTCTTCGCGCCGGGCGACCACTGCCCGGGGGTCGCGCTGAAACGGCTGGCGAACGGCCGGCTGTGGCGCCGGACCCGGCTGGTGTGGGACGCCGAGTCGCCGCTGGCCGGGCTCGCCGAAGATCTCGACAGCGGTGCCCTCGACTGGCGCCGGCCGCAGGCCTCATGA
- a CDS encoding class I adenylate-forming enzyme family protein, with amino-acid sequence MITKQERARISEDAALGAGNVIHRLKAYGRELDEQVLWTDATWQAPDGGHPEVLTLGELHEAVEIYASWYHAQGVGPRDPVAIQTYSSTEFAINFLALTSLGAIPSFVNGNLRPEIAREYVRRQGAVGAVTDRAHHAVLAPDRAELGLGFCVTAADIRAENREPLPAAYPYSHHATDPIIISHSSGTTGMPKAVPHTHQTLLYAQLHRLKLSVGSAMGRLLVALPGSHNAAISVMLFGFLLRSPVSMLSSQRGIDVLDAMESFHPTTVFAFAGTYGEMAAQDLSARDLSSVEAWYNTGDAAHETHIKALIEQGSHETVGRDLKRRRVPGSVFTDGLGSSETGYSLFHNGHKPGRSSFSRCVGKPMSFAEAAVLSEDGTPLPPGEIGRLGVRSPTLTPGYWNDSLTFHRLRLGGYWLTGDLSYRDEEGNFYHLDRAPDAIRTPTGIVFSTRTEELLLREMPELDDCTVVAVAPEGVRADWDGDGTADAYALLQVSADAADTKTDDARWTAEVNRVLIAAGFPQLTGALRMDPSEVVKGATGKVLKREMRERFRARVAAGELDGKVR; translated from the coding sequence ATGATCACCAAACAGGAACGCGCGCGGATCAGCGAGGACGCCGCCCTGGGGGCCGGGAATGTGATCCACCGGCTGAAGGCGTACGGCAGAGAGCTCGACGAGCAGGTCCTGTGGACCGATGCCACCTGGCAGGCGCCGGACGGCGGCCACCCCGAGGTGCTGACCCTGGGCGAGCTGCACGAGGCCGTGGAGATCTACGCGAGCTGGTACCACGCACAGGGCGTCGGGCCCCGCGACCCGGTGGCGATCCAGACCTATTCCAGCACCGAGTTCGCCATCAACTTCCTCGCCCTCACCTCCCTGGGCGCGATCCCCTCCTTCGTCAACGGCAACCTCCGTCCGGAGATCGCCCGCGAGTATGTGCGGCGCCAGGGCGCGGTAGGGGCCGTCACCGACCGGGCCCATCACGCGGTCCTCGCCCCGGACCGTGCCGAACTGGGGCTCGGCTTCTGTGTCACGGCGGCCGACATCCGCGCGGAGAACCGCGAGCCCCTCCCCGCGGCCTATCCTTACTCCCACCACGCCACCGATCCGATCATCATCTCGCACTCCTCGGGCACCACCGGGATGCCCAAGGCCGTTCCGCACACGCATCAGACCCTGCTGTACGCGCAACTGCACCGGCTGAAGCTGTCGGTCGGCTCCGCGATGGGCAGGCTGCTGGTCGCGCTGCCCGGCTCGCACAACGCCGCCATCTCGGTCATGCTGTTCGGCTTCCTGCTGCGCTCGCCCGTATCGATGCTGTCCAGCCAGCGGGGGATCGACGTCCTGGACGCCATGGAGTCGTTCCACCCCACCACGGTGTTCGCGTTCGCCGGAACCTACGGTGAGATGGCGGCCCAGGATCTCTCCGCCCGCGATCTGTCCAGCGTGGAGGCGTGGTACAACACCGGGGACGCGGCGCACGAGACACATATCAAGGCGCTGATCGAGCAGGGCAGCCATGAGACGGTCGGACGGGATCTGAAGCGGCGCCGGGTCCCCGGCTCCGTATTCACCGATGGACTCGGCTCCTCCGAGACCGGCTACTCGCTCTTCCACAACGGACACAAGCCCGGCAGGTCGTCCTTTTCGCGCTGCGTCGGCAAACCGATGAGCTTCGCCGAGGCGGCGGTGCTCTCCGAGGACGGCACACCGCTGCCACCCGGCGAGATCGGCCGCCTCGGCGTGCGCTCGCCCACGCTCACCCCCGGATACTGGAACGACTCGCTGACCTTCCACCGGCTGCGGCTCGGTGGCTACTGGCTCACCGGCGATCTCTCCTATCGGGACGAGGAAGGAAACTTCTACCACCTGGACCGGGCGCCGGACGCGATCCGCACCCCCACGGGCATCGTGTTCAGCACCCGCACCGAGGAGTTGCTGCTGCGCGAGATGCCCGAGCTGGACGACTGCACGGTGGTGGCGGTCGCGCCCGAGGGCGTACGAGCGGACTGGGACGGCGACGGCACCGCCGACGCCTACGCCCTGCTGCAGGTGTCCGCGGACGCGGCCGACACGAAGACCGACGACGCCCGATGGACGGCCGAGGTCAACCGGGTGCTGATCGCCGCGGGCTTCCCGCAGCTGACCGGAGCGCTGCGGATGGATCCGAGCGAGGTGGTGAAGGGAGCCACCGGCAAGGTGCTCAAGCGGGAGATGCGCGAACGCTTCCGGGCCCGGGTGGCCGCCGGCGAGCTGGACGGGAAGGTGCGATGA
- a CDS encoding phosphopantetheine-binding protein gives MQTALQKEIRDFVLSTISEEMNHPLDADEISDDSPMGTGGIDIDSLGLIELLLRLERRFDVKFPDGDIEQAGAMNLGDLINEVVGRGATA, from the coding sequence ATGCAGACGGCGTTGCAGAAGGAGATCCGCGACTTCGTGCTCAGCACGATCAGCGAGGAGATGAACCATCCGCTCGACGCGGACGAGATCAGCGATGACAGCCCCATGGGCACCGGCGGAATCGACATCGACTCACTGGGCCTGATCGAGCTGCTCCTCCGCCTGGAGCGCCGGTTCGACGTGAAGTTCCCCGACGGTGACATCGAACAGGCCGGTGCGATGAACCTGGGCGACCTGATCAACGAGGTCGTCGGGCGGGGCGCCACGGCATGA